The following coding sequences lie in one Arachis hypogaea cultivar Tifrunner chromosome 4, arahy.Tifrunner.gnm2.J5K5, whole genome shotgun sequence genomic window:
- the LOC112794460 gene encoding V-type proton ATPase subunit G-like gives MEPYKGQGGIQMLLTAEQEAQHIVSNARNLRNKRLKQAKEEAEREAAQYRAQMEEEYQKSISETTGSSGSNVRKLEEETDAKIRNIKRSASKVSSEIVDMMLKYISNVKV, from the exons ATGGAACCCTATAAAGGACAAGGCGGCATTCAGATGCTGCTAACTGCTGAACAAGAAGCACAACATATTGTTTCCAATGCAAGAAACT tGAGGAATAAAAGATTGAAGCAGGCAAAAGAAGAGGCTGAGAGGGAGGCAGCACAATATAGAGCTCAAATGGAAGAAGAATACCAAAAGTCAATCTCAGAG ACAACTGGGAGCTCTGGATCCAATGTAAGAAAGCTTGAGGAAGAGACAGATGCCAAGATAAGAAATATAAAAAGATCAGCTTCAAAGGTCTCTTCAGAAATTGTTGATATGATGCTCAAGTATATTTCAAATGTTAAAGTGTAA
- the LOC112797708 gene encoding protein ARABIDILLO 1 translates to MSRRVRRKVARKSKGNDVVASSCPEIRDEVLDLELPGTVDWRSLPDDTVIQLLSCLSYRDRASLSSTCRTWRTLGSSQCLWNTLDLRSHRFDANMASSLAPRCVHLQKLRFRGAESADAIIHLRARNLCELSGDYCRKITDATLSVIAARHELLESLQLGPDFCERISSDAIKAIAHCCPRLSKLRLSGIRDVNADAINALAKHCPKLTDIGFIDCLNVDELALGNVMSVHFLSVAGTSSMKWGVVSHLWHKLPNLIGLDVSRTDISPSAVARLLSLSQSLRVLCALNCPILEEDTSFSASKYKNKLLISLFTNIFEGLASLFFDSTKKGKNVFLDWRSSKNNDKDLNEIIPWLEWMLSHTLLRSAESPQQGLDNFWVEQGGALLLSLMQSSQEDVQERAATGLATFVVIDDENASIDCGRAEAVMRDGGIRLLLGLAKSWREGLQSEAAKAIANLSVNANVAKAVAEEGGIEILAGLARSMNKLVAEEAAGGLWNLSVGEEHKGAIAEAGGIKALVDLIFKWSSSGDGVLERAAGALANLAADDKCSTEVALAGGVHALVMLARNCKFEGVQEQAARALANLAAHGDSNSNNAAVGQEAGALEALVQLTRSPHEGVRQEAAGALWNLSFDDRNREAIAAAGGVQALVALAQSCSNASPGLQERAAGALWGLSVSEANSIAIGREGGVAPLIALARSEAEDVHETAAGALWNLAFNPGNALRIVEEGGVSALVDLCSSSVSKMARFMAALALAYMFDGRMDEFALVGTGSEGISKSVSLDGARRMALKNIETFVLMFSDPQAFTAAAASSAPAALSQVTEGARIQEAGHLRCSGAEIGRFVTMLRNPSSILKTCAAFALLQFTIPGGRHAVHHASLMQNAGAARVLRGAAAAATAPLEAKIFARIVLRNFEYHQIEHTA, encoded by the exons ATGAGGTTTTGGATTTGGAACTGCCAGGGACGGTTGATTGGAGGAGCTTACCTGATGATACAGTGATTCAGCTGTTGTCATGTCTGAGTTATAGGGACCGAGCTAGCTTATCGTCGACTTGTAGGACATGGAGGACTCTTGGCAGCTCGCAGTGTTTGTGGAACACGTTGGATCTTCGTTCCCACAGGTTTGATGCTAATATGGCATCTTCACTTGCTCCGAGGTGTGTGCATCTTCAGAAGCTAAGGTTTCGTGGGGCAGAGTCTGCTGATGCCATAATCCATCTTCGAGCTAGGAACTTGTGTGAGTTAAGTGGTGACTATTGCAGGAAAATTACTGATGCAACTCTTTCGGTGATTGCTGCCCGGCATGAGTTACTTGAGAGTCTTCAGCTTGGACCTGATTTCTGTGAGAGAATAAGTAGTGATGCTATTAAGGCAATAGCTCATTGCTGTCCTAGACTTAGTAAACTTAGGCTTTCAGGTATCAGAGATGTAAATGCAGATGCTATCAATGCACTGGCTAAGCATTGTCCAAAGTTGACTGATATTGGGTTCATTGATTGTTTGAATGTTGATGAGCTTGCATTGGGGAATGTGATGTCGGTTCATTTCCTTTCTGTTGCGGGCACATCAAGTATGAAGTGGGGTGTTGTTTCCCATCTTTGGCATAAGCTTCCTAACCTGATTGGATTAGATGTTTCGAGAACTGATATTAGTCCATCTGCCGTTGCAAGGTTGTTATCCTTATCACAGAGTTTGAGGGTTTTGTGTGCTTTGAATTGTCCAATCCTCGAagaagacactagcttctccgcTAGTAAATATAAAAACAAGTTATTAATTTCCCTTTTTACCAATATTTTTGAAGGACTAGCTTCCTTATTTTTTGATAGTACGAAGAAAGGAAAGAATGTCTTTTTGGACTGGAGGAGTTCGAAGAATAATGATAAGGACCTTAATGAAATTATACCTTGGCTTGAATGGATGCTGTCCCATACACTACTTAGATCTGCTGAGAGCCCTCAACAGGGTCTTGACAATTTCTGGGTTGAACAAGGCGGAGCACTCTTACTTAGTCTAATGCAGAGTTCTCAAGAGGATGTTCAAGAGAGGGCAGCTACGGGCCTTGCAACTTTTGTCGTGATTGATGATGAAAATGCTAGCATAGATTGTGGAAGGGCTGAAGCAGTTATGCGAGATGGTGGCATAAGGCTCCTTCTTGGCTTAGCAAAATCTTGGAGGGAAGGGCTTCAATCTGAGGCAGCTAAG GCAATTGCAAATTTGTCTGTCAATGCCAATGTGGCCAAAGCTGTTGCTGAAGAGGGTGGGATTGAGATTCTCGCTGGTTTGGCTAGGTCAATGAACAAGCTGGTGGCTGAAGAGGCTGCTGGAGGGTTGTGGAATCTCTCTGTGGGAGAAGAGCACAAG GGTGCCATTGCGGAAGCGGGTGGAATAAAAGCTTTAGTGGATCTTATATTCAAATGGTCCTCTAGTGGAGATGGAGTTTTg GAACGTGCAGCTGGTGCATTGGCTAATTTGGCGGCTGACGATAAGTGTAGTACAGAGGTTGCATTGGCAGGTGGTGTGCATGCTTTAGTGATGCTTGCTCGTAACTGCAAATTTGAGGGCGTGCAAGAGCAG GCTGCTCGTGCATTGGCTAATTTAGCTGCTCATGGAGATAGCAATAGTAACAATGCTGCTGTTGGACAAGAAGCAGGTGCTCTTGAGGCACTTGTTCAACTTACACGATCTCCACATGAGGGCGTCAG GCAAGAAGCTGCTGGTGCCCTTTGGAATTTGTCATTTGATGATAGAAACAGGGAAGCCATCGCAGCAGCTGGTGGAGTTCAGGCTTTG GTTGCTCTTGCGCAATCTTGTTCTAATGCCTCTCCTGGACTTCAAGAAAGGGCCGCCGGTGCTCTCTGGGGATTATCAGTTTCCGAGGCCAATAG CATTGCCATTGGACGTGAAGGAGGTGTTGCACCTTTGATTGCTCTTGCAAGGTCTGAAGCAGAG GATGTTCATGAAACTGCCGCAGGAGCACTGTGGAATCTTGCTTTCAACCCTGGTAATGCTTTACGAATAGTAGAGGAAGGAGGAGTTTCTGCACTTGTGGATCTGTGTTCTTCATCAGTTTCGAAGATGGCACGGTTCATGGCTGCCTTGGCATTGGCTTACATGTTCGATGGCAG AATGGATGAGTTTGCTTTAGTAGGCACGGGTTCGGAAGGTATTTCTAAGAGCGTGAGCTTGGATGGGGCAAGAAGGATGGCCTTAAAAAACATTGAAACCTTTGTCCTTATGTTTTCGGATCCACAAGCATTCACAGCTGCTGCAGCATCATCGGCTCCCGCAGCATTATCCCAGGTTACTGAAGGCGCCCGAATACAGGAAGCAGGACATCTGAGATGCAG TGGTGCTGAAATCGGAAGATTTGTCACCATGCTGCGGAATCCATCATCTATACTCAAGACTTGTGCAGCATTTGCTCTTCTCCAG TTTACAATTCCTGGGGGAAGACACGCTGTTCACCATGCCAGCCTCATGCAGAATGCAGGAGCAGCAAGAGTTCTTCGTGGCGCGGCTGCTGCTGCCACAGCTCCACTCGAAGCGAAAATCTTTGCCAGAATAGTTCTTCGCAACTTTGAGTATCACCAAATTGAGCATACAGCGTAG